TTTATTGCATGATTCTCTTAGCACCAGAAAGCATTCTGTTTGCTCTTTGCCTTCATATCTCTATCTCTAGTTAGCAAATATGCCCACACCAACCAGTTCTCTGGCCTTTGAAGTGGTGTCATGGATTCCAACTAATCATTTCTTGGTGTCACTATCAGCTTCATACTTGGCTGAATGGTGTGGTGGTCATTTTTTATGTTCTTAGGTTGTGTGAGCAGAAATATTATCAAGAGCCCCTCTCTGAGAATCTATGAAATGAAGTCTGTCACAAACATGAAGAACTAACATGAAGCAAATTATTTACCACAGTTGAGATTATAAATGGGGTGACTTTCCCACCTTGGCTATTTTTAGATGTTTTTGCCCCTGCAGAATCAGACCTATGTATTTCTGTCTTTCAGATGTCATAATGAGATTGGTTTTATCAGATCTTCACCACCAAGTAAAAGTGAGTTGAGGCAAAAGGCTGGGTCATTCAGACAAAACACCTCTTTGGCCTATGGAGGCTTTGATCAGTATTGAAGGCCAAAAACAAAAAGTGTGGTTGTGTTACATTAAATTGAGACTAAACTGTGTCTATCCACTACTACTATCACTAACCCCTGTGTATagcagggggaaaggaagggagggagggaaggcagggaaggaaggaaaatcaaGAGAACTTTGCTGCTGAATTGCTAGCCCACAACCTCAGGGAACACTGTCTGATGAGCAAACAGTGCTGTGGTCCATAGCTCTTCCCTCCCCGCCACCCTCGTCTTACCAGGAACAGCCACCAAGgaaggaccaggaggaagaaggagcaTCTTTCTATGTTTCGTGCCCCTAAACCAAAGACACACGTGGCCATTCCCTGAGCTCTGGGATTCATTCTGCCTCCCaccaggcagagctgggcctATGCTAACAAAGCTTCCTACCTACCTGCCTTCCTTTCCAAAAGGTTATGAAATGTGACGAATGTGCTCCTTTTAGATCCAAATTAAGCCCTGGCATATTCTtgtgaagacagaagaaagataAATTTCTGATTTGGGGGGTATGTGTTAAccatctaatttaattttttaatttcccccAAAACATAGTATTTCTACTTACTTGAAAAATTCTCCCCAAATTCCTTTTAGTGTCTGTTCTTCCAGGGATTGGAAAAGTTTGAGGGTTTTCCCTCCCTTTGTATAATAGTATCTACTTTCCTTTCCAGATTACTAGGAACATTCTTATTCACAAATCACATTTTTCCTAAAATCAAGTTTTTTTGTCTTATTGTAAAACATTTGTCAAAAACTCCTGCCTTAAAGCTGTACTGTCACTATctgaacaaaaagagaaaggagaaagctgAGCCTAAATTTGCTTTCAATAACATATCTACACAAACTATATAAATGACAAAGGTATTCTTATAAAGTAAGAGACAAAAATGCCAATCAATGCATTGTTACTAGAAATAAAACTGTGCTGGGCAGAGAAATGAACAAGGagtcagaatatatatatatatgtatatatatgtatatatatacatatatatatatactgtgtatatatatgtatgtgtatgtatatatatttgtccTGCTTTGGCTGTTAGCTAGTCCTGATTTCATGGGTACATCCTATAATCTTACCAAGCCTCGCTTTCCTGAActatgaaagggaaaataattctAGTTGTGTGTGACTCACAAGATTGTTGATTGATAAAGAGCACTTTGGAAAATCCAAACAGCTATACAattcttatgtttttaaagtagTAGCTTTGCCTCCTAAATGATGCAGAATGGATAAAGGTCTCAGtctaacatttctctttttttaaaataatgttttcctgAACAAACTtactgtaaaaaaaacaaaagcctatTCCTGCATTCATGGAATCATAGAACTTAAGTCTAGAAGGGCTTTCAGGATTTATCCTCGTACCAGAGAAGCAaggaacaacaacagcaaaaagatgAAATGTAACAGTGCACTCACATGGCTGCTGTCCACATGCGGACACACCTCGTTTTATTGCCCTTCACAGTTGTTGcgtttttacaaattgaaggcaatgCCCTCCACAGGCAAAAGGATCAGCATCGGCTTTATTGGGATACTCGTTTTATCACAATGGTCTGGAAGCAAACTGCCCTTTTTCCCAAGTGCCCgtaatttttattcatcattAGAACCCACGGGACGGGATTCCACCTCGCCACTCTTACTCCTTTCCAGCCTTCCTGGGCTCACACACCTTAATACACAACCAGAGTGAAAGAAAGGTCGGAAGCTGGGAGGTCGCCTCTGGCCTGACTGACACACCCGATAAGTGTGCTGGGCGTGCAGTGTCCTCCAGTAATTCGTTAGTGTAATTTCGAACCCCAAATGTTAAGAGAGCTGTGTCTCTTCAGCATTCCAGAgtcaaaaaaatattatttgccgTGACCTTTTCCATGTAGGTGGAACTCAAGACTATTATTAAACGATTAAAAACTCAAAACTCGGGGTGGGGAAGACGCGATCCGTTAACGAAAGGTCAAGAGTTAGCGAGTCCAGTCCCGGGGAGAGAGGAGacgcctgggggggaggggaggggcgtgcGTAGGTCGGACGCCGTAACAAACGGTTCCCAGAAACTTGTGTGTGTTCCCAGTTTTGCCCGCGAGCCCTTTATTAACTAAAGAGACTGCAATCCCCGGAGGACAACAGAGGACTCCCCGGGCAAAGGGAAAGGGGCCGCGTCCAGGGCGCGTCCGACTCCAGCCCCACCTCGAAAGTCCCCAAACATGTGCTCTCCCGAGGGGAACGAGCCTTCCCCTTTAGCCTCAGTCTTGCTAAAATTCCGCATTCCCTTAAAATGCAACGAGAACGAGCGTCTTCACACACACAACCCAAGGAGCACTCACTCAAAATGTCAGTAAGCCGAGGGACGCGGAGCAGTTGCGGGACAGGCGCACAGCAAGGTCGGGAAGCAGAAAGCGCTCGGTGGGCATTTTGCGTCCCAGCTTCTCGCCGAGCGCAGGCGCCGCTCGGTACCCGGCCGCGccgcagtggggtggggggggggaggggctttgGGGACTCCAGTGGAGGGGACCACAAGCTTGGGAAGGGTGCCAGGGGGCAGAGCCCCCACCTCTCGAGTGGGACCGTGACGTGAAAGGACGGAAGCGCCGCTCTGAGAAGGAGGGAGTCGCTTTAGTATCTGAGTTAGAGACGGGGCTGGGGACCAGCGCTGGAGGTCAGTGGCGAGCAGGGCGCCAGTCCGTCGGCGGTGGACGAGTTCAGGATCTGGTCGTGGCTCAGCCTGGTTCCCCAGCAGGGCGAAGACCCAGATCCGACCCCTTACTGCAGACCACCAGTCTGACCGAGGAAGGGCCAAGGGTCCGGGTGGAGAGGCCGCGGAACCTGGGCCGCAGAGCTGGGGACAGGCGGCTGAGAGTTTAGGGCCCCAGTGATCTGCAGTCTCCGCGACGTCGTCCCGCAGCGCACTGGCAAGCCGAGAGCCCGCGTTGCGTTTGGAGCCGCTGATGGCGCGGGGAAGAGCCGCCCCAGAGCACACGCACCCCCGCGGGCACCCCCGCGGGCACtcgcggggctggggctgggaggctcaGCCGTGGTCGCGCCGGTTCAGCACGGATTGGAGGGCAGACCGGGGACGTTTGGTTTGTCTTCCAGGAGCGGATCTCCGAAGCCCGCCCGAATCTTCAGGTCCCGAAGGGAACCGCACCCGCCCCACGGTCTCTTCCTCGTCTCCCCCAGCCCGGCGGCTCAGAGCACCTGAGGCTCCGAGCCGAGTTCCCCCTCATCCCCGATGTCCACCTCGTCCTCCGGCTCGGTCAGCACGAAGGGGCCGGCGGGCAGGCCCAGCCGAGCCTCGGCGGGCACGGCTGCGGGGCCGCGGGGGCTGCCCTCGGGGCTCTCGGGAGCTTCTGGcgctttgggttcatcttgacttTTCCTCAGCTGCTTTTTATGCTTCATCCGCCGGTTCTGGAACCAGGTTTTCACCTGatttcagggagaaaaacataaaaccacGTCATTCCTTCAGACGCACAGCTATTGGCCCCAAGAGCTAAGCGATTGCTGGGGTCTAGGAAAATAAACTACAATCCACTGACAAATTGTTCACGAGTTGTGACAGTCTCGCCCTGCGTTAAGTCACACCTGCTCTGCTCACACGTTATCCTCTTAGGTTAAACGAGAATCAACCCAAGGCTCCAGAAGTAATTGTCCCAACATAACGACGAGGATCAAAATAACGTGGTTAGTAATACTAGTCCTGTTATTAGTTAGAATTCCTAATAGTAAGTGCTGCGTGGGTGTCTCATACATGTTCGACACAATGTAGCTCTTCTGGTTATGACATCTGACTACCTGTCTGCTTCTCATCAGAGAAAACCCCTGGGGCCCAGCGGGGCTAAGGGTTTCACAGCAAGGTGGGTGACCGGGTACACGGAAGATAAGAGAGGGAGTGGAGAAGGACTTTGGAGGCGGCACAGCATCTGGAGGAATCCAAACGGTTCTTCCACTCAGGACAGGGCAATAAGGAGAAGCTTACATTATGTGTTTTGGGGGAGGGGACGATGTAGGTATGAAGACTTGTAGCTGTGagaggttaaaataaaaaagcaacgaGCTCCTTGCATGGGCCTCTCTCAGGACAAGAACCCATCTGCTCTCGCTCTGGGCCTGACACGGGTTCTGCCCGTAGGAAGCGAAGTGGGGAAGCTGCGACGCGGCAGCCCTCCCACGGGCAGCCAGGGTCGGCATCACCAGAGGGGTTTTTCCTCGGCGTCCGGGGACCCTGGGGAGATTTTGCTTTGGTAAGTCTGACATGAGTTGGAAGTGGCTGTACTTGGCTACGGATTTTTGGAGACACCTAGAATCAAGGGGAGCGGGGTCATTCAAGATCTCTGCCTGGGAGCAGAAGGGGGCAGGAGTCGAGCTGAGAGGAGCCAGAGCAGAGATGGGGCCTCCCTGGGGTCTGGCCCACCTGCGTCTCGGACAGGCTGAGCGCTGTGGCCAGCTCCACCCGCTCTGGCGTGGACAGGTAGCGCTGAATCTCGAATCTCTTCTCCAGGCCAGACAGCTGCGAGTCGGAGAACACGGTGCGTGCTTTGCGGCGGCGGCAATGCTTCCCCGGGAGCTCCGCGTGCGGGGCGTGCGGGAACAACGCGGGGACCGGCACCCCTGAGGAGAGAAAAGCAGTCGTGTGAGCAGAGCCCACCACGCGCAGGCAGCTCCCGCTCCACTCCCCACTTCTGTCCCCGGCACCCCCCTCAGCCTCCCTTGGCCACCAGCCCCTCCTCGCCCCAAAGCCTCTGGAGCCCTGCTGCCAGGAATTGCAGAACATGGGGATCGCAAGAATACAGCTTGCAGATCTTTAGCTGGAAGCCATctacaaatacaaacaaaaacagtaggaagaactgaaaagaaaaatataagctggtgaggatgtggagaaagatgAACCCTTTTGCACTTTCCaggggaatacagactggtgcagccactgtggaaagctgtatgcagatacctcaaaaaattaaaaatggaactaccttttgacccagcaatcccacttctggaaatatatccgaaggaacccaaaacactaattcagaataACATAAGCCCTCTATTTTCATTGCAGTGTAATTTAAAAtcgccaaggtatggaagcagcccaagtgtccatcaatactGGAGTGGATAGAACAACTTTGggacgtttacacaatggaattctgctcggctgtcaaaagaagaaaattttaccccttGCAACAGTATAAATGgttttgctaaatgaaagaagccagaggaagacaaataccgtatgatttcactcatatgtggaatctaatgaacagaccgaactaacaagcaaaacagaggctGACTCAtagacagcaggctgacagctagtgtgatgggggagggaggttaggggtggagggactgagcaaaaaggaaacaggactcatggacctggacaacagtgtggcgattgctggggggagggaaatATAggggtactaaatggtaatgggaaaaatacaataaagattaaaaaatttttaaagaaaattataaaataaatccaGAGGACTTTTCAAAATACCTTCCTGGAGAGACTTTTGAAACATCTTCCAGGGTCTAGCCTCCTGAAATTTTCTTGCCAACATCACATGGTCCAGGAGCTGTCTCCTTgcaccccccacctgccccaccaggCTTCCAGACCCCTGGTCCCTGGTGACACAGGGTTCTGAGGCTAGGAGAATGGTGGACAATGTCTCGCCTCCCAAACTCACTAAAAAccacctttctctttccctgagctgcccccattttcccacctgcagcccaagggaacagatcaaaactctcaTCCAGGAAGTCTTGGGAGCGAGGACAGAGGGGCAATTCTACCCCGGCACGTTTTCTTGTCAGATTGTGGGGAACGCGGGGACCCGGCTCTCTAATCTCCTCACTGGTTTCCTTTCTTGCCCAGTGACCTCCAACAGGACTGAAGCGCTTTTCCACCGCGGATCCGGAAGACTGTTGAACAACAGCAAAATCTTTCCCCACTTCGCAGGCTTTACTCTGTCGGAGAGGCACCAAGCAGGCAAACTGCCACAGATGCCAATACTGGCCAATTCagggaaaaccaaacaaaaacagaaacaagaagtCCCCGAGTGGGGGACTTTGGCCACTGCTATTAGAGGGGAACATAGGTAATGCTGGCCAGTGCTGAGGCCAAAACGGAAATTTGGGCTTCAATGTAGGCTTTGTTATTGCCCTTCCAGCCCAGTGTCCCAATGTCCGCGGTTTTCCGAGTCACAAGCACTTTTAGCTTTTGTTGTGGGTTCCAGCGCCCACACTTCACAAACTGTCTCCTGTCTTTCTTTCCGCAGCCCTTGTTGGGGCCAGGGTTGTTTTTCCAGCTGCCCTTTGCACTTGGACTCAACGAATTCTATTCCTGTTGGAATGAAAATGCTGGAGAAGAAAGTGTGAACCTGACCTTTCAGAGAGAGAGGCGGTGTAAATTTGAGTATTTCCCAGCATCTCTCTAGTTGCACCGACTAGACTCTCACTCCTTGCCACATCTGCCAAACCAAAGTACTTGGGTGTGAGACTCCAGTGATGCCAGcaaccagggcagggagggaagccaAGCCTCAGATTGTGAGTTAAGGACTAGAGGTTGGGAGTAAAGGGGGTTAAAGAGGAGCAGcatctcttcctctgttttctaACCCTTTCTCCCTTATTCCAGCCAACCCAAACCTTCAGTCCTCAAATATCCCAAACTCTCTTTCACTTCTAAACCTCCACAGTGTGGGTGGTGAATGCTCAGTACCTGAGAGGGGAACCCTCCCCCCCAGTCTTCTGAGCTTCCCTGAATTGCAAAGTTGATATTGTTCTGTGGGGTGGAGTGGTCAGGGGTCTACCTCAGAGCAGGCAGAGATAGAGAATCAGGGCTAACATCTGGGCCAGAAGGAccacaaagaaggacactatgcTCAGCCCACCAAGAATTTTGTCAAAGCCTCTGGCTACCGCTTGGCTAGGCATGTTTCCTGCACTGCAAAAAGTACAGTGACCACGAGTTATCCCCATGGGTCGGCATGCTTCAAGGGAGCTCTGCGTGTTCTCGCTCACATCCCATGTCCCACCTCCTGCTGTTACTCAGGGAAGGCAGCGACCAGCCAGGCTGCACCAGCTCTGGCCTTGTCCAGGCTCCATCACAGGTGTAGGGCCTGCGTGGAGGACCCGCTCTCTTGCTCCCTGTGCCTTGAAGCCCCTGTTTACTTACCCGAAGTGGTGAGGAAGTAAGGGTGGTGGTGGTCTCCCTTATGCAGAGGGTGATGGGGGTGAGGAGCCAGGAGGGTGGGTGTGGGCATGAGGGGGTAGCCATAGTCTAGCAGAGGCACCCGGGAGGCCAGAGAGCTGGCAAAATGGTCGGGGGCCACCTCCCTTAGTGGCTTGGGCTTGTGCAGCAGGATGTCCTCAATGAAGAAGGATGTGGGCCTCTGAGAAGATGCCGGGTGCAGAGGGGAGGTGAAGTTGAGATTCATCTTGGGCCGAACGCCTGACACGGGGCGAGAGCCGAGGAAGAGGTGTAGGAAGCAGGCAGCGTCTCCGCAAGCCTGTAAAGAGGCGAGAGTCCAGGGCCGACCACCACCCAGCGAGGCTTGGGTCCCCGCGGCTCTTTCCCCGGCCTGGGCTACCCTGGCCGCAGGAGAGGCGAGAAGACTATCTCCGGGGTAGGTTGGGTCTAAGTGGAGGAGAATTGGCAGCTTGGAGAGGGGAGCCGGGAGAGCCAATGGCAAGGCTGCCAGCAGCAGAGGGGAGGGTACggtgggccggggcggggcggggagctgTCCGCGGTGCTGAATTCAACGGGCCAGGCCTGGGAGAGCGGAGTGGACCAGGTTCTTGCTCCTACCAGGATTCTGGACCTCCACTGGGGCCCCTCCACTGCAGGGGCTGCTTGGCTTCCAGCTGTTTTtaaagcaagcaaaaaataaaaagtctctgTCCTCTGACAAACTCCTCTTTAGAGAGCAAAAGGTACTTAAAGGGCCCAAAGCCGCAGCGATAAGGCACTTATTTCGGCAGGGGTCTGGGCTTTAAAACTTTGTAAAAATGATAGCAGAGGAGAAACgggaaacagaaggagaaagggcATCCACGTCTGCCAGACCCGGCGTAAACGGATGGCTGAGGAATGACTAGATCGTTGaggtagataaataaaatgatgacCACGACATTCTTCAACTCAGTTATAGAGGGTGGTGTGAGGGAAGCGATACCTACATTAGTCACGTAATGTGGTCTGTGTAAATATGCCCAGGCTGACTCTTAATGCCAGTCTCCACCTCCTCTCAAATGTTCATCGTCCCTCCTCGTCCCACTTGCAGGGCTTACTGTTTGTGCTATAACTCCCCTTTAAACCCTACCCCCCTCACATAATTCTCTCCCATTCCCCTTTCCAGCCTTTCCTTTCACGTTGCTCCCTTCCAACCTTCTCTTccccctgtttttctttttctaatctgTCACATTTATTTCCCTTGAGTCAATTTGCTAAAATTAAGGTGATCATCTACAGCACAGCAGGGGTAACTTCAGCTTGCATCTCCAAAAATTGCTCTAATTATTGGTGTTAAACTCAGGGAAATTAAAAGAAACCACTTCTCTTCCATCTCCCCATTTTTAAGCTCTAATTTGTTGAAATCTAGTTGTCATCACAATTCCAATCACTCCTGCTAATAGTAAAAGTGTTTTAATAGAGACTGAGTCCTCACAACCCATGCTATTAGATAATTAGAGGAGGTGTTAGAAAGCCAAGTGCTAATCCTTGGGCACATGGGTAGAATTTTCATCCGATCTAGCAGGTAAAACAAATTAATTACCAGAATCAATTAGGCCCCAAACTGCAGTGCTGCAGGAAGTGGGAGCGCTGTATTCCATATGGATGACCTGGTAAAAATGGTACACAGATgaggagagtgagaggaaggaggaagaagggaaaatgactttaaaaaggGGTCTTGGCAAGTAGGCATATAAACAAAGTCAGAATGCTTTGTCCTGGAGCCTGAagtgtggtttttgttttaggtttataATGGTAAAAACTGAAGACCTAGAGCAGGCCCTTGAGAGGGGGCCACGGAGAGAGAAAATGGTAGACTTTCAGGAGTCGTTCCTTAGTCCTTCGCCCTGgtgaggaggcccagggcagcAGTGCACACTGTACTGCATCCACCGCCTCCCAGTGAGAGCTCCCCTCGAGCAGAAACCAAGCCGTCCTGTCTCCTAAGATCCCAAAGGCTGAGTGGCTGTTGAGGACATGGTGGGCATATGGCCAGACACTGGCCTCAGCAAAGAGCCTTCCCGCGTCTGCTCACCCCACTTCTCTGACCATACATGGATGGAGAGCAGACTTGTGCTCAGCCTTAGGGGTGGGATTTCAACTTCACTATGGGTTAGGGCTAACTTCCCCCTCAGAAATCAGAGTAAAAAGATTATTGAATGTCTCTTTGGGAGCAGAAGCAGTAAAAGTTGTTTTGGGGTGACAGTTACCTTTGCCCCAAGGCACTGCAAACCCCTTCTCAGAATTTAGCCGTAAGCACTTCTCATTGTTGGCTGGATccaaggagggaagggaaggggtagGTAGACCGCCTGCTGGGTCCTAACCCTTCCCCCTTATTTCATAGACCCTGGATTCAGCTCCTCATTCTCCCCCAAAGCTAAGTCTATTTTCAGGGCCCTGCTGCCTAGGTGCAGGGGAAGAGGCCAGCCCCTCAAACTCCCCTTTCTCAGTCCTGCTTTTTCTAGCACTTGCCCACCTGCCTTCATAGCCCAGTGTGGCCCACTCACTAGGAATCTAAGAAgtgagaaatggagggagaaaactgGGTAGCTATGGGAAGTGGCAGGACCTTGGGGACTGCAGAAGTTTTACTTCCCCTTTCAGGGATTCTGGGAAACAAAGCTGCAAGGCTGAGAAAGTAGATGCCACCAGCACCAAAGCAGGCCCTTGGGGAAAGAGGCGAGAATAGAGGCCCCAAAGTggaggcagagacagggattCCTCAGTCGCCACAGCCAGCACCCTGTTCCATGAGCCAGACCCCTTCTCCCTGGGTGCTCAGTAATCAGCTGGGGCCTGCCA
The genomic region above belongs to Phyllostomus discolor isolate MPI-MPIP mPhyDis1 chromosome 13, mPhyDis1.pri.v3, whole genome shotgun sequence and contains:
- the BSX gene encoding brain-specific homeobox protein homolog, producing the protein MNLNFTSPLHPASSQRPTSFFIEDILLHKPKPLREVAPDHFASSLASRVPLLDYGYPLMPTPTLLAPHPHHPLHKGDHHHPYFLTTSGVPVPALFPHAPHAELPGKHCRRRKARTVFSDSQLSGLEKRFEIQRYLSTPERVELATALSLSETQVKTWFQNRRMKHKKQLRKSQDEPKAPEAPESPEGSPRGPAAVPAEARLGLPAGPFVLTEPEDEVDIGDEGELGSEPQVL